In Archangium violaceum, the following are encoded in one genomic region:
- a CDS encoding glycoside hydrolase family 3 protein, producing MTTPLRMTDFSPEGPATAHPTRWPQPKSPAAMTDPQTEAQVEALLARLSLEEKVGQVIQGDLNSIEPEDLRTYPLGSVLAGGNSGPHGDDRASAAKWLKIAREFRAVSLESRPGHTPIPVIFGVDSVHGNNNIPGATLFPHNIGLGAMRDPALIRRIGEITALESAVTGIDWTFGPTLAVPRDDRWGRTYEGYSEDPEVVASYAGPMTLGLQGELRPGQPLARGHIAGSAKHFLGDGATKGGKDQGDTDISEEELIRIHGAGYPPAINAGILSVMVSFSGWNGVKHTGNKSLLTDVLKKRMGFDGFVVGDWNAHGQLPGSTTENCPQALNAGLDMYMAPDSWKGLYTNTLAQVRNGEISLERLDDAVRRILRAKIKTGLFETERPLEGKLELLGAPEHRAVAREAVAKSLVLLKNEGVLPIKSSAHVLVAGDGADDIGKQCGGWTISWQGTGNTNSDFPGGHSIYAGIRDALKAGGGTAELSVDGSFTKKPDVAIVVYGENPYAEFQGDVATLEYQPGNKTDLALLRKLKAQGIPVVSVFLSGRPLWTNPEINASDAFVAAWLPGSQGEGVADVLIGDRDGKPRRDFVGKLSFSWPKKALQTPLNRGDANYDPQFPYGYGLFYAQPTRLGALSEDPGPTLAAANTDLFFGSGKVVAPWSLVLSEAGGSSPALMGNGETASRAVVVQVVDAGAQENGRKLTWSGAQQASATITGLPVDLSRHTTGDMAVAIRYRLDRAPTAPVMMTLTGGNRSASLDITKLLSQGSPKEFRTLKIKLSCFREAGADMSSVTSPFTLTTSGALSLTFTDLRLATNEGDAVCP from the coding sequence ATGACCACTCCTCTGCGCATGACCGACTTCTCGCCCGAAGGTCCAGCCACGGCTCACCCCACGCGCTGGCCCCAGCCCAAGAGCCCCGCGGCCATGACCGACCCCCAGACCGAGGCCCAGGTCGAGGCGTTGCTGGCCAGACTCAGCCTCGAGGAGAAGGTCGGCCAGGTGATCCAGGGAGATCTCAACTCGATCGAACCGGAGGATCTACGAACCTATCCGCTGGGCTCCGTCCTCGCCGGTGGTAACTCCGGACCGCACGGCGACGACCGCGCGTCCGCCGCCAAATGGCTGAAGATCGCGCGCGAGTTCCGCGCGGTGTCGCTCGAGAGCCGTCCGGGCCACACGCCCATCCCCGTCATCTTCGGGGTCGACTCCGTGCACGGGAACAACAACATCCCCGGTGCCACCCTCTTCCCGCACAACATCGGCCTGGGCGCGATGCGAGATCCAGCGCTGATCCGTCGCATCGGAGAAATCACCGCCCTGGAGAGCGCCGTCACCGGCATCGACTGGACCTTCGGCCCCACCCTGGCCGTGCCCCGTGATGACCGCTGGGGCCGTACCTACGAGGGCTACTCCGAGGACCCCGAGGTGGTGGCGAGCTACGCGGGCCCGATGACCCTGGGGCTCCAGGGCGAGCTGCGTCCGGGACAGCCGCTGGCGCGAGGCCATATCGCCGGCTCGGCCAAGCACTTCCTCGGCGACGGCGCCACCAAGGGCGGCAAGGACCAGGGCGACACCGACATCTCCGAGGAGGAGCTCATCCGCATCCACGGCGCGGGCTATCCCCCGGCCATCAACGCCGGCATCCTCTCGGTGATGGTCTCCTTCTCCGGTTGGAACGGGGTCAAGCACACCGGGAACAAGAGCCTGCTGACCGACGTGCTGAAGAAGCGCATGGGCTTCGACGGCTTCGTCGTCGGCGACTGGAACGCCCACGGCCAGCTGCCCGGCAGCACCACCGAGAACTGCCCCCAGGCGCTCAACGCCGGGCTCGACATGTACATGGCCCCCGACAGCTGGAAGGGGCTGTACACCAACACGCTCGCCCAGGTGCGCAACGGGGAGATCTCCCTGGAGCGTCTGGACGACGCCGTGCGCCGCATCCTCCGCGCCAAGATCAAGACCGGCCTGTTCGAGACGGAGCGCCCGCTGGAAGGCAAGCTCGAGCTGCTCGGCGCGCCCGAGCACCGGGCCGTCGCGCGCGAGGCCGTGGCCAAATCGCTCGTCCTGCTGAAGAACGAGGGCGTGCTGCCCATCAAGTCGTCCGCCCACGTCCTGGTGGCCGGTGACGGCGCCGACGACATCGGCAAGCAGTGCGGCGGCTGGACCATCAGCTGGCAGGGCACCGGCAACACGAACAGCGATTTCCCGGGCGGACACTCCATCTACGCGGGCATCCGCGACGCGCTGAAGGCCGGTGGCGGCACGGCCGAGCTGAGCGTGGACGGCTCGTTCACGAAGAAGCCCGACGTCGCCATCGTGGTCTACGGCGAGAATCCCTATGCCGAGTTCCAGGGCGACGTCGCCACGCTCGAGTACCAGCCCGGCAACAAGACCGATCTCGCCCTGCTGCGGAAGCTCAAGGCCCAGGGCATCCCCGTGGTGTCCGTGTTCCTGTCGGGACGGCCCCTGTGGACGAACCCGGAGATCAACGCCTCGGACGCCTTCGTGGCCGCGTGGCTGCCCGGCTCCCAGGGCGAGGGCGTGGCCGATGTCCTGATCGGCGACCGCGACGGCAAGCCCCGGCGCGACTTCGTCGGCAAGCTGTCCTTCTCCTGGCCCAAGAAGGCCCTGCAGACGCCGCTGAACCGGGGCGACGCGAACTACGACCCGCAGTTCCCCTACGGCTACGGCCTGTTCTACGCCCAGCCCACCCGCCTGGGGGCGCTGTCGGAGGATCCGGGCCCCACCCTCGCCGCGGCGAACACGGACCTGTTCTTCGGCTCGGGCAAGGTGGTCGCCCCCTGGTCGCTGGTGCTGTCGGAGGCGGGCGGATCCAGCCCCGCCCTGATGGGCAACGGCGAGACCGCGAGCCGCGCGGTCGTGGTCCAGGTGGTCGACGCTGGCGCCCAGGAAAATGGCCGCAAGCTGACGTGGTCCGGAGCGCAGCAGGCCTCCGCCACCATCACCGGCCTGCCCGTCGACCTCAGCCGCCACACCACGGGAGACATGGCGGTCGCCATCCGCTACCGCCTCGACCGCGCGCCGACGGCTCCGGTGATGATGACGCTGACGGGAGGCAACCGCTCCGCCTCGCTCGACATCACGAAGCTGCTGTCGCAGGGCTCCCCGAAGGAGTTCCGGACCCTCAAGATCAAGCTCAGCTGCTTCCGCGAGGCGGGCGCGGACATGTCGTCGGTGACCTCTCCCTTCACCCTGACGACTTCGGGAGCCCTGAGCCTGACCTTCACCGACCTGCGTCTGGCCACCAACGAGGGCGACGCCGTCTGCCCTTGA
- a CDS encoding tetratricopeptide repeat protein, with product MGCPSETTLGDFLGGALREERRALVLTHMEGCADCQRALAAGASSLPEPLSPGEPGAELAPGATLSRYVVLERIGQGSMGVVYAARDPELERRVAIKVLRPEGRQVEELRRRLLREAQALARLSDPHVVAVHDVGTCGDGIFVAMDLVEGTTLAEWLRQPRSWREVLHVFVEAGRGLVAAHRAGLVHRDFKPANVLVGRDGRVRVTDFGLACSVDQSEASGEAASSRESLPVEEEAELTRTGALLGTPAYMAPEQLQGHKADALSDQFSFCVALYEALHGERPFQGTSLEELGRAARDGQVRPARRDTRVPAWLRRVVLRGLRPRPEERFPSMEALLEALTSCPRRARLWVAGCLLAAAVLGVGLQVGAVHRREVRCAQEVERLDAAWSPQRRERAHAAFLANGKPFALSAWERSSRELDAYAAQWRTLRAEACMAIEEGDTSTSASQTAVCLDARLWQLAAVTDVLERADSETIQRAQHLVASLEGLAACKDAPASALRPQPPDALRPRVDAVRRKLAEARVRLDAGRYSEGLVVTASLLQEIQGLDYRPLEAEVLVTHGQLQGLGGKLKDAEESFYRALWAAEAGRDDEMTARVWIFLIWAVGDQAGRAEDAERVAQHARAAVERLGRERFPAMAADLGLRLGVMLLGQDRLEQADAELSRGLELSSQSRGPDSVRTSYFVSSLGRVRTRQHRHAEALALFRQAQELRERVWGTEHPALALNLNNIAISLLELGRREEAVATWRRSLALLEATRPADHPSFAAPLNNLAAVQRSLGQLDEARRNLERALAIFERSKGKDHPNTATVLNELGRVAQDSQRLDEARAYLEEALQRVQRALGPDTPRAASPLASLGEVHLLAGRYEEARRDLTRALRLWEKESGSEAASVTAALRPLARLELATGSPGKALEDCERALQVDARVQGEQSPDVALDLACLGEAHLARSAPEQAVPLLERARLLHLSAPRDPLDAAWASFLLARALTERGEAPDRARATELAEEARTRMEGLGLRARMELRQVMAWRRGETP from the coding sequence ATGGGGTGTCCGAGCGAGACGACCTTGGGCGACTTTCTCGGGGGAGCGCTCCGCGAGGAGCGGCGGGCGCTGGTGCTCACGCACATGGAAGGGTGCGCGGACTGCCAGCGGGCCCTGGCCGCGGGGGCCAGCTCCCTGCCGGAGCCGTTGAGTCCTGGCGAGCCCGGTGCGGAGCTGGCTCCGGGCGCTACCCTGTCGCGCTACGTGGTGCTCGAGCGGATCGGCCAGGGCTCCATGGGCGTGGTGTACGCGGCGAGGGATCCCGAGCTGGAGCGGCGCGTGGCCATCAAGGTGCTGCGCCCCGAGGGCCGTCAGGTAGAGGAGCTGCGGCGCAGGCTGCTGCGCGAGGCGCAGGCGCTGGCACGGCTGTCGGATCCCCACGTCGTCGCCGTGCACGACGTGGGGACGTGCGGGGACGGCATCTTCGTGGCCATGGATCTGGTGGAGGGCACCACGCTGGCGGAGTGGCTGCGCCAGCCGCGCTCCTGGCGCGAGGTGCTGCACGTCTTCGTGGAGGCGGGGCGGGGGCTGGTGGCCGCGCACAGGGCGGGGTTGGTGCACCGGGACTTCAAGCCCGCCAACGTCCTCGTCGGCCGGGATGGGCGGGTCCGGGTGACGGACTTCGGGTTGGCCTGCTCCGTGGACCAATCCGAGGCGTCCGGCGAGGCCGCGTCGTCGCGGGAGTCCCTTCCCGTGGAGGAGGAGGCCGAGCTCACCCGGACGGGCGCGCTGCTGGGGACGCCGGCCTACATGGCTCCGGAGCAGCTCCAGGGCCACAAGGCGGATGCCCTCTCGGATCAATTCAGCTTCTGCGTTGCCCTCTACGAGGCCCTGCATGGAGAGCGGCCCTTCCAGGGCACCAGCCTGGAGGAGCTCGGCCGGGCCGCTCGCGACGGGCAGGTGCGTCCGGCCAGGCGCGACACCCGGGTGCCCGCCTGGTTGAGGCGCGTGGTGCTGCGAGGGCTCCGGCCCAGGCCCGAGGAGCGCTTCCCCTCCATGGAGGCCCTGCTGGAGGCCCTCACCTCGTGTCCCCGGCGCGCGCGTCTCTGGGTCGCCGGCTGCCTCCTCGCCGCCGCCGTGCTGGGCGTGGGGCTGCAGGTCGGGGCGGTGCACCGCCGCGAGGTGCGCTGCGCGCAGGAGGTGGAGCGGCTCGACGCGGCCTGGAGTCCCCAGCGGCGGGAGCGGGCACACGCCGCCTTCCTCGCCAACGGCAAGCCCTTCGCCCTCTCCGCGTGGGAGCGGAGCTCCAGGGAGCTGGACGCCTATGCCGCGCAGTGGCGCACCCTGCGCGCCGAGGCATGCATGGCGATCGAGGAGGGCGATACCTCGACGAGCGCCTCCCAGACGGCCGTGTGTCTCGACGCCCGGCTCTGGCAGCTCGCCGCCGTCACCGATGTCCTGGAGCGCGCGGACTCGGAGACGATCCAGCGCGCGCAGCACCTGGTGGCCTCGCTCGAAGGGCTCGCCGCGTGCAAGGACGCTCCCGCGAGCGCGCTCCGCCCGCAGCCACCGGATGCCCTCCGCCCTCGCGTGGACGCGGTGCGGCGCAAGCTGGCCGAGGCCAGGGTCCGCCTGGATGCGGGCCGGTACTCCGAGGGGCTCGTGGTGACGGCCTCGCTCCTCCAGGAGATCCAGGGGCTGGACTACCGCCCGCTGGAGGCGGAGGTGCTCGTCACCCATGGCCAGCTCCAGGGCCTGGGCGGCAAGCTCAAGGACGCCGAGGAGAGCTTCTACCGCGCCCTCTGGGCCGCCGAGGCCGGGCGCGACGACGAGATGACCGCGCGCGTGTGGATCTTCCTCATCTGGGCCGTGGGGGATCAGGCGGGACGCGCGGAGGACGCGGAGCGGGTGGCCCAGCACGCCCGGGCCGCGGTGGAGCGGCTGGGACGCGAGCGCTTCCCGGCCATGGCCGCGGACCTGGGTCTGCGCCTGGGCGTGATGCTGCTGGGCCAGGACAGGTTGGAGCAGGCGGACGCGGAGCTCTCGCGGGGCCTGGAGCTCTCCAGTCAGTCGCGTGGCCCGGACAGCGTGCGCACCTCCTACTTCGTCTCCAGCCTCGGCCGGGTCCGCACCCGCCAGCACCGCCACGCGGAGGCGCTGGCGCTGTTCCGCCAGGCCCAGGAGCTGCGCGAGCGGGTCTGGGGGACCGAGCACCCCGCCCTGGCCCTCAACCTCAACAACATCGCCATCTCGCTGCTGGAGCTGGGGCGGCGCGAGGAGGCGGTCGCCACGTGGCGCCGTTCCCTGGCCCTGCTGGAGGCCACCCGCCCCGCGGATCACCCCAGCTTCGCCGCTCCGCTCAACAACCTCGCCGCCGTCCAGCGCAGCCTGGGCCAGCTCGACGAGGCGCGGCGCAACCTGGAGCGGGCGCTCGCCATCTTCGAGCGAAGCAAGGGCAAGGACCACCCCAACACGGCGACCGTGCTCAACGAGCTGGGGCGGGTGGCCCAGGACTCCCAGCGGTTGGACGAGGCGCGTGCCTATCTCGAGGAGGCCCTGCAGCGCGTCCAGCGGGCGCTGGGTCCGGACACGCCGCGCGCCGCCTCGCCCCTGGCCAGCCTGGGGGAGGTCCACCTCCTGGCGGGCCGCTACGAGGAGGCGCGGCGCGATCTGACGCGCGCCCTGCGGCTGTGGGAGAAGGAGAGTGGTTCGGAGGCCGCGTCCGTCACGGCCGCGCTGCGTCCCCTGGCGCGGCTCGAGCTGGCCACCGGCTCGCCCGGCAAGGCGCTCGAGGACTGTGAGCGCGCATTGCAGGTGGACGCGCGGGTGCAGGGCGAGCAGTCCCCGGATGTCGCGTTGGATCTGGCCTGCCTCGGGGAAGCGCACCTGGCTCGGAGCGCTCCGGAGCAGGCGGTGCCGTTGCTCGAGCGGGCCCGGCTGCTCCACTTGAGTGCCCCGAGGGATCCCCTGGACGCGGCGTGGGCCTCCTTCCTGCTGGCACGTGCGCTCACGGAGCGGGGCGAGGCCCCGGATCGTGCCCGCGCCACCGAGCTGGCCGAGGAGGCCCGGACGCGGATGGAGGGACTGGGCCTCCGGGCCCGCATGGAGCTGCGGCAGGTGATGGCCTGGCGGCGAGGGGAGACACCATGA
- a CDS encoding ELWxxDGT repeat protein encodes MKLFQGSLMGLLALSFPFSSHGGTASPVQARRLVDINTEPLSSTPSAAAMVDGTLFFTSRSKQVVTSASSNGVSFDHLSARLWKSDGTAQGTVLLEDGPQASFMLGLDGRLYYYSPQWKWNTGNGTSSGLYGIPGSIPDGSVDRRDFDTVGSTLFFPFTEIRAYPPPSTGTELYKLDPAQSLFFRVKDICAGTGSSMPSGLKAVGNTLFFSADDCLGTHGRELWKSDGTGAGTVLVKDIRPGAGDSAPSMPTRAGMTLFFLADDGVHGRELWKSDGTPEGTVLVEDLVPGASGGSVTAMAAAGTRLFLVRSDDSGLELWTSDGTEDGTVLVEDLQPGAGSSNPTSLTEVETTLFFVADDGVHGPELWKSDGTKDGTLLVREIRPGPDGAGLRDLKNVDGTLFFVADDGVHGEELWKSDGTPEGTRLVADIHQGESASAPVSLVAAGGTLFFWADDGLHGSEPWKSDGTPEGTVLVRDVETRPASSAPGDLTRVGETVFFLARTETHGEELWKTDGTEAGTSLVKDIHPGRAGSIPRALMNVGGRLFFLADDGVHGTRLWTSDGTEAGTIQLQEADPDSRSYIGVPLGTLNGELYLTVDGDLWKSNGTRAGTRYVKDISPGGANDSTRRFLGEVNGKLLFPVHRYASTGSWLELWGSDGTEAGTTVIKNLGRTQSYLPYTGGLLLGGSLVFQGPGSQLWKSDGTEAGTILLEDMGAEAARTMQYMVKVGDRILISARSDYFTTWRLWVTDGTESGTVPLRSIEPMLGNPVELGGKAFFMVGRDLWVSDGTAEGTGLVVKDGFPGQDILELSRVGNLLLIATRDAVTRDQRLWMSDGTADGTFPIQGYSSTFAYDFGTQLGDQLLLPGSDPEHAQELWTVPVPDVQVAPPSGEPRPEQPQEPSTSASCGGCGASASGALAWQALAFAALLLHRRAAISPGHHPYSSTRKTPSRGRP; translated from the coding sequence ATGAAGCTGTTCCAAGGAAGCCTGATGGGGCTCCTGGCCTTGTCGTTCCCGTTCTCGAGCCATGGCGGTACGGCCTCGCCGGTCCAGGCTCGGAGGCTCGTCGACATCAACACCGAGCCGTTGTCCTCGACCCCGTCCGCGGCGGCCATGGTCGACGGGACGCTCTTCTTCACGTCACGGAGCAAGCAGGTCGTGACGTCGGCGTCCAGCAACGGCGTCTCTTTCGATCACCTGAGCGCTCGACTCTGGAAGAGCGATGGCACCGCGCAGGGGACCGTGCTCCTCGAGGACGGACCGCAAGCCTCGTTCATGCTCGGGCTCGACGGGCGCCTCTACTACTACTCCCCGCAGTGGAAGTGGAACACCGGCAACGGCACATCCAGCGGGCTCTACGGCATCCCTGGCTCGATACCGGACGGGAGCGTCGACCGGCGGGACTTCGACACGGTGGGAAGCACCCTGTTCTTCCCGTTCACGGAGATCCGCGCCTACCCGCCCCCCTCCACGGGCACCGAGCTGTACAAGCTCGACCCGGCGCAATCGCTCTTCTTCCGCGTCAAGGACATCTGCGCGGGAACCGGCTCGTCGATGCCCTCCGGGTTGAAGGCCGTGGGGAACACACTCTTCTTCTCCGCGGATGATTGCCTCGGTACTCACGGCCGGGAGCTCTGGAAGAGCGATGGGACGGGGGCCGGCACCGTCCTCGTCAAGGACATCCGTCCGGGCGCGGGCGACTCGGCGCCCTCGATGCCGACGCGCGCGGGGATGACGCTGTTCTTCCTGGCGGACGATGGAGTCCATGGCCGGGAGCTCTGGAAGAGCGACGGAACGCCGGAGGGCACCGTCCTCGTCGAGGACCTCGTTCCCGGCGCCTCCGGCGGGAGCGTCACGGCGATGGCGGCCGCGGGAACGAGGCTCTTCCTGGTGCGGTCCGACGACAGCGGCCTGGAGCTGTGGACGAGCGATGGGACGGAGGACGGTACCGTCCTCGTCGAGGACCTCCAGCCTGGAGCTGGAAGCTCGAACCCCACGTCACTGACCGAAGTGGAGACGACGCTCTTCTTCGTCGCCGATGACGGCGTCCACGGCCCCGAGCTGTGGAAGAGCGATGGGACGAAGGACGGCACCCTGCTCGTCAGGGAGATCCGCCCGGGTCCGGACGGAGCGGGGCTCCGGGACCTGAAGAACGTGGACGGCACGCTCTTCTTCGTCGCCGACGACGGTGTCCATGGCGAGGAGCTCTGGAAGAGCGACGGAACGCCGGAGGGCACCCGGCTCGTCGCGGACATCCACCAGGGGGAGAGCGCATCGGCGCCGGTCAGCCTGGTGGCCGCGGGCGGCACGCTCTTCTTCTGGGCCGATGATGGCCTGCATGGCTCGGAGCCCTGGAAGAGCGACGGAACGCCGGAGGGCACCGTCCTCGTCCGCGACGTGGAGACGCGGCCCGCGAGCTCGGCGCCTGGCGATCTGACCCGGGTGGGCGAAACGGTCTTCTTCCTGGCCAGGACGGAGACGCACGGCGAGGAGCTCTGGAAGACCGACGGGACGGAGGCCGGCACCTCGCTGGTGAAGGACATCCATCCGGGAAGGGCGGGCTCCATCCCACGGGCGCTGATGAACGTGGGGGGAAGACTCTTCTTCCTGGCCGATGATGGAGTGCATGGCACCCGGCTGTGGACGAGTGACGGGACGGAGGCTGGCACCATCCAGCTCCAGGAGGCCGACCCGGACTCGCGCTCCTACATCGGCGTTCCCCTGGGCACCCTGAATGGAGAGCTCTACCTCACCGTCGACGGCGACCTGTGGAAGAGCAATGGAACGCGAGCGGGCACCAGGTACGTCAAGGACATCTCCCCCGGTGGGGCGAACGACTCGACTCGCCGCTTCCTGGGAGAGGTGAACGGCAAGCTCCTCTTTCCCGTGCACAGATACGCGAGCACCGGCTCCTGGTTGGAGCTGTGGGGGAGTGATGGAACGGAGGCCGGCACCACCGTCATCAAGAACCTGGGACGCACCCAGTCCTATCTCCCCTACACGGGGGGCTTGCTCCTCGGAGGGAGCCTGGTGTTCCAAGGCCCTGGGAGCCAACTCTGGAAGAGTGATGGGACGGAAGCCGGAACGATCCTGCTCGAGGACATGGGAGCGGAGGCCGCCCGGACGATGCAGTACATGGTGAAGGTGGGTGACAGGATTCTCATCAGCGCCAGGTCCGACTACTTCACCACCTGGCGACTCTGGGTCACGGATGGAACGGAATCCGGAACGGTCCCGCTCAGGTCCATCGAGCCGATGCTCGGCAACCCGGTGGAGCTGGGAGGCAAGGCCTTCTTCATGGTGGGCCGGGACCTCTGGGTCTCGGACGGCACGGCGGAGGGAACGGGGCTCGTGGTGAAGGACGGTTTCCCCGGCCAGGACATCCTGGAGCTGTCCCGTGTCGGAAACCTGCTCCTCATCGCAACCCGGGATGCGGTGACGCGCGACCAGCGGCTCTGGATGAGCGATGGGACGGCCGACGGGACGTTCCCCATCCAGGGCTATTCCTCCACCTTCGCCTATGACTTTGGCACCCAGCTCGGCGACCAGCTCCTGCTCCCCGGCTCGGATCCGGAGCATGCGCAGGAGCTCTGGACGGTGCCCGTGCCCGACGTCCAGGTGGCGCCCCCCTCGGGCGAGCCTCGGCCCGAGCAACCCCAGGAGCCCTCCACTTCCGCGAGTTGTGGAGGCTGCGGGGCGAGCGCCAGCGGTGCGCTCGCCTGGCAGGCACTGGCCTTCGCGGCCCTCCTGCTTCACCGGAGAGCGGCTATTTCACCCGGGCACCATCCATATTCGAGTACGCGGAAGACGCCGTCCCGAGGAAGGCCTTGA
- a CDS encoding sigma-70 family RNA polymerase sigma factor — protein MSEERDPESLSALLRAHAPPERCAALEQVEGLETLLREHWAAARAQWPSVPLAAERFIRHLARHLTEGSGEALRQLHAADLYLACACAEGVRLALHAFEEHILRRVPSRLGSLPESTVDEVLQVLRERLLLGRGDTPPRIADYSGRGPLLAWVRIIASRIAGELASQQGRQTLFDEPPEVLAKMLASDDPERDLLREDSRQALAEALRKALAALPERERALLRLHHLHGLTMDRLSTMYGESRSGVARRVAQARERLLKLTRAELASRLNLAGSELESLLGLVQSRLDLSLNRLMG, from the coding sequence ATGAGTGAGGAAAGAGACCCGGAGTCCCTCTCGGCGCTGCTGCGAGCCCACGCGCCGCCGGAGCGGTGCGCCGCGCTGGAGCAGGTGGAAGGGCTGGAGACGCTCCTGCGCGAGCACTGGGCGGCGGCACGGGCGCAGTGGCCCTCCGTCCCGCTGGCGGCGGAGCGGTTCATCCGGCACCTGGCCCGCCATCTGACGGAAGGCTCCGGGGAGGCGTTGCGCCAGCTCCATGCCGCCGATCTGTATCTGGCGTGCGCCTGCGCGGAGGGCGTGCGCCTGGCCCTCCACGCCTTCGAGGAGCACATCCTCCGCAGGGTTCCCTCCCGCCTCGGCTCGCTGCCGGAGTCCACCGTGGACGAGGTGTTGCAGGTGCTCCGCGAGCGGCTGCTGCTGGGACGCGGGGACACTCCTCCGCGCATCGCCGACTACTCGGGCCGGGGCCCGCTGCTGGCATGGGTGCGCATCATCGCCTCGCGCATCGCCGGCGAGCTGGCGAGCCAGCAGGGGCGCCAGACGCTCTTCGACGAGCCGCCCGAGGTGCTCGCGAAGATGCTCGCCTCGGATGATCCGGAGCGGGATCTGCTCCGGGAGGACTCGCGTCAGGCGCTCGCCGAGGCGCTGCGCAAGGCGCTGGCGGCCCTGCCCGAGCGGGAGCGTGCCCTGCTGCGCCTGCACCACCTCCATGGCCTCACCATGGACCGGCTCTCGACGATGTACGGCGAGTCCCGCTCGGGCGTGGCGCGCCGCGTGGCCCAGGCCCGGGAGCGGTTGCTGAAGCTCACCCGCGCGGAGCTGGCTTCCCGGCTGAACCTCGCCGGCTCCGAGCTGGAGAGCCTCCTGGGCCTGGTGCAGAGCCGCTTGGATCTCAGCCTCAACCGGCTGATGGGCTGA
- a CDS encoding SBBP repeat-containing protein: MSIRMGVVFLVLVLTGCPGTGEPSPAGTPDAGGVTPNGCFQVPEDSPLWSGEGFMLGTEKGEEFLDVAVDSQGTLFLAGYENGDVGASRFDPSGDSRGVLWRMGRADGATIGKKVFDIPDATETLDALAFHPDTGALYFAGRTTGAFEGFTPRGAQDIFIVGPRGSESDVILYQGGTERPQHPNRLDFDAHRDLIVSGYDDVYVPPGGNYVERWEDPFVLKLRWAEEGRSMAEVWWRQFDTSISDMLGGLAVDSQGDSAIYVTGTNSNGTQDGPFVRKIDNATGQLGSPWRQTTIGMDMMQAAHLRADGSLLIAGSTFARLGTQAYGEQDVVVRVLDTSTGQPVWTTQFGSEGSEWVTDMAVDAQGNILVVGETLGAVDPAQGNRGDYDVFLMKFDPEGKLLLARQWGSAGDDHPNAVAVDACGEVFIVGYTTGDLLGPRFPWNGSRDAFLLTTARPGGRLLSREKSEKQW; this comes from the coding sequence ATGTCGATTCGGATGGGTGTGGTGTTCCTGGTTCTGGTTTTGACGGGTTGTCCGGGCACGGGTGAGCCTTCTCCCGCCGGTACTCCCGACGCGGGCGGTGTCACTCCCAACGGCTGCTTCCAGGTGCCCGAGGACTCTCCGCTGTGGAGCGGCGAGGGCTTCATGCTCGGAACGGAGAAGGGCGAGGAGTTCCTGGACGTGGCCGTCGACTCCCAGGGCACGCTCTTCCTCGCCGGGTATGAGAATGGAGACGTCGGAGCGTCGAGGTTCGATCCCTCGGGAGACTCACGCGGCGTGCTGTGGAGGATGGGGCGGGCCGACGGAGCCACGATCGGGAAGAAGGTGTTCGACATCCCGGATGCCACCGAGACCCTCGATGCGCTGGCATTCCATCCGGACACCGGCGCTCTCTACTTCGCGGGCCGTACCACCGGCGCCTTCGAGGGTTTCACCCCCAGGGGCGCGCAAGACATCTTCATCGTTGGGCCCCGCGGCTCCGAATCAGACGTGATTCTCTATCAGGGTGGCACGGAGCGCCCGCAGCACCCGAACCGGCTCGACTTCGACGCCCATCGAGACCTCATCGTCAGCGGGTACGACGACGTCTACGTGCCGCCTGGCGGCAATTACGTGGAGCGGTGGGAGGACCCCTTCGTCTTGAAGCTGCGGTGGGCGGAGGAGGGCAGGTCGATGGCCGAGGTCTGGTGGCGGCAGTTCGACACCTCCATCTCCGACATGCTGGGCGGTCTGGCCGTGGACTCCCAGGGGGACTCGGCCATCTACGTCACGGGTACCAACTCCAATGGCACCCAGGATGGCCCCTTCGTGCGGAAGATCGACAACGCCACCGGTCAGCTCGGCTCCCCGTGGCGGCAGACGACGATCGGCATGGACATGATGCAGGCCGCCCACCTCCGGGCGGATGGGAGTCTGCTCATCGCGGGCTCCACGTTCGCTCGGCTGGGGACGCAGGCCTACGGCGAGCAGGACGTGGTGGTGCGAGTGCTGGACACGTCGACCGGCCAGCCCGTCTGGACGACCCAGTTCGGCTCCGAGGGGTCCGAATGGGTGACGGACATGGCGGTGGACGCCCAGGGCAACATCCTCGTGGTGGGCGAGACGCTGGGCGCGGTGGATCCCGCCCAGGGCAACCGGGGTGACTACGACGTCTTCCTGATGAAGTTCGACCCGGAGGGCAAGCTCCTCCTCGCCCGGCAATGGGGCAGCGCGGGGGATGACCACCCGAACGCCGTGGCGGTGGACGCGTGCGGAGAGGTCTTCATCGTCGGTTACACGACGGGAGACCTGCTGGGCCCCCGTTTCCCCTGGAACGGCTCTCGTGACGCCTTCCTCCTCACCACGGCCCGTCCGGGAGGCCGGTTATTGAGTCGTGAGAAGTCGGAAAAACAGTGGTAA